The genomic segment TTTTTTAACATTAAACAATCGATCTACCAATCGTTATTGCTCTGCTTTCTCTTCTGCTTGACGCTATGCTGCTTAACAATCTTCAGTTCATTACCGGAAACATAAACACGGCCTTTCATGTTCATCTTTCTGAGCATGCGAACCATGTTGCGCTTCAGGTGTGCTGAGTCAATTGTAGATTTGTACCATAATTCGTGATGAGAAGAAGTATTAAGGGAGTTGGTTTTAGGTCTGTGACTTTCGTATCCGGTGAAAATGGTGATGTAGTCTTCAACATCAAGCATATCATCATCAGTAAAACCGTCAAAAATAACAGTCCATTCTACAAGACGTCCGGCACCATCATTGCCGGAAGTGTAGCCTTCGAGCCTGTCAGCCAGAACTGCGGCAACATCGGAACCGATAATTTTGGAAAGTTTACCTACAGATTCAAGCACATCATTTCTGCTGTAAGGTTTGGGAACAAGCTGGTCCTGCTGAGGTTCGGACTCAAAATTACCAAGTCTTGAGCCGTCCCATACGGAAAGAAGCCGTCCTTCGATTCTAGCAGTAACACGTACGCTGTTCGCATTGGTCTTTGCGTTAGGATAAATACTGAAAATAACCAGAACATCAATACCGGCATCCTTAGCAACCTGAATCAGTTCTGCATCATTACGGCGTTTACGTCCCTGTATATGAGTCTGGTGAGTAAGTGCGGTTTCATCTTTTACATCAAAGCCTCTGTTGACCAATTCATTTGAAATAGAATTAAGAACACGCTTAAAGACTCGGCTGTCACGGGGAATAGTATCAGTATCAGCATCTTCACCCACAATCATAAGACGGGGCAGATCAGTGGCCTTTGCAAGTGTTGGTGCCACAAACAGGCAGACCAGAGCCACCATAAGAAAAATAGTTTTTTTCATTTCCAACTCCTTAAATTTTATTGTTCCCTGAAAAGACAGAACAAACTGCCCTGACATTTTTTTACTTTGTTATTTAATTGAAGGCACATTGCCTTATCCCAAATAACTTCTTAACCTTTTAGCAAATCAATCAGTATATTTATACTATATTATACAACTTAAGCAACAAAAACTGCTACATCTCATAAAGCCCTTATTTCTATCACCCCAAAAGGCAAAACAAGTTAAGCAATTCAGCATGATATGCCTAATCAGAACGGAGGTCAAATTCCTTTTAAAAAATAAAAGCAATCCCAGCTGATATATTTATTTCTGCGCATAACTTATCCCGTCCTACCCGATTCAAATTTTTTCTATAAATCAGGCTGTTATTGAGAAAGAAATTGTTTTATGTATATTTTCATACAAACAATGATTGTCTACGGTTTCTATAATGAACTATTTGTCACGCAAAGCGAGGGTAAATAAAAACCACTTCACCCCACGCATCAGATTTGTCCTGATAAATATAAAAAATAAGCAGCGAAAAGGCAGAGAATAAACCAATGAAATCCAGAAAAACCAACACCGCCACTGAAACGTGGGAGATGATGCAAAGCTGCCGTGAAACACTCGGCGCAACCTCTCTTCAGAAAATTTTTTCCAGAGGTCAGAGTCAGATCAACCGTTACTGCTCCTCCCCGATTCATGAAGATCATCAGAGAAACCCGCTGGACCGCCTGCACCTCTTATTTACCATGCTTGATGAATCAGGGGAACGTGAACTTGTTGTTGCAGCGCTTAACCATCTTTGCAGTTCAATAGACTACCGCATTCAAGAAAAAACTGAATTTATTCCCGACAAACTCACCGTTGAAGAAGAATGTCTGGATGATTATCCTGAAAAGGTGGAACTGGACAGACTGATTTCATCAAATGCCGCCCCTGCAATTGTCAGAAGACAGGGAGAGCATACCTGCCGTGAAATCATGGAAACTGTTACCAGCTATGAAAGATATTGTGCAGAGAATAATCAGCATAAAAAAAACCCGCTCTAAAGTTTAGAGCGGGTTTTTTCAGTCGTCATAACTGAAAAAATTATTTTTTCATATTTACATACTGGAAAGGCATCTCAAGGTCTGCTTCCCTGATCAGCGTAATTACTTCCTGCAAATCATCAAGTTTTTTACCGGTTACGCGAACCTGTTCATCCTGAATTGCTGCCTGAACTTTAATTTTGGTGGCTTTAATCATTTTCACAATTTTCTTGGCAGTATCTTTATCAATCCCTTCTTTGAGTTTGACTTCCTGCTTAAGCTGACCGTTTGAAGTAGGCTCAACTTTACCAAAATCCAGAACCCGTGGATCGACCTTACGGCGGGTGAAATGAGTGATCAGCATATCACGGACAGCTTTGATCTTCATATCATCACCGGTAACAATATTTACTGCGTTCACTTTTTTATTAAATGAAATCTCGGTATTCACACCGCGGAAATCATAACGGGTTTCAACTTCTTTGACCACGTTGTTAACTGCGTTGTCCACTTCCTGCGGATCAATCTGGCTTACAATATCAAAAGACGGCATAAATTATATCCTCCATATCATTTTCAATCAAAATATTAATATCCAAACCCGCTCTGTTATTTAACAATCTGTACCGCAGAGTCAAGAGGGAGAAGCAATTGCACTTTTTTCGTATCTCAGGGCATCTTCAACAGAGGGTAGAATTTCAAAAAATTCATCAAGTTTAGTCAATTTAAAAAGCTTGGTGACTTTTGGCGAGAGTCCGGCAAAAAGAAAAAAACTGTCCGTAGGTAGAAATCTTGAAATAGGCAGCAGTCCGGCAATACCGCTGAAATCCATAAAATCAACAAGGGAAAGGTCTATAACAAATCTATTTTCCCCTTCCTTAACGAGTGAAATAATAAAATCTTTCAACTCGATGGAATTGGAACCGATAAATCGGTCAACGCAAACTTTAACGACCAGATAGTCTTCATTCCTCTCCCGGATCAGATTCATAAATATCTCCTGTCATTGACCAGCCCGGAAAAACCCTCCCCAGCTTTCCCTGATCCGGTAAAAAAATGTGGACATATGTAAATAAGTGTCAATAAAATAGATTCCGTTAACACTGTTCTCATATATCAAAAATAATAAAACATAAAGAGGATTAACAATAATGTACATTATCACACTTAAGTATGTAAAACCGCTGGATGAAATTGATGCATTAATTGAAGCACACGTTGAGTTCCTTAAAAAACAATATGAAAAAGGAATATTCATCGCATCTGGACGCATGGTCCCCCGCACAGGCGGTGTTATTCTGGTCAGGCCCATTTCTCTTGAAGAACTGGATGCAGTGCTTGCAGAAGATCCATTCAACATTAACGGAGTCGCAGAGTACAGCATGACCCAGTTCATCCCGACCATGACGGCTGCCGGGCTTGAGGGATTAAAAGATGAGCTGCCCGAATAAGCAGCGAACACATTCTTTCAACAAAACTGTAACACGGCTGTTACCACAGCTCCGAAATTTAAGCATATTTATTTCTCGAACAGACAGCATATATATTTGCCGGAAACAAGAACTCCTCCAAAGACCCCTCACTCCAGTTCTATTTCCGGCAAACGGCGCAAAAGAAGGGACCGGAACTCAGCACTCCGGCCCCTTTTTGTTGCATATTTTATCTACTTAACTCTGCCAGCCTTTGCCCTTAAAAACTATACGGTTCAAAGCAAGTGCCATTTCCGAAGCCGCCATTTTTCCTGTGACAACTTCAATATAAGCCCCGGATTCAGCGGCTTTAGCTTTTGCAAGAGCGTCATCCAGTTCAGCATTGTTCATAACTTTTGCACTGAACCATCCGGTCATGCCCAGAGCATCCGGCAGTCTGCTGTAATTCCACTGGGCCAGATCATTATAATATATGAAAGGATCTTCGCATAACATACGTTCAATAAGGTAACCGTCATTGTTCAGGCAGATGATGACAGGCTTAAGCCCGTGCCGTGCAAACTGACTGATTTCCTGAACGGTCATCTGGTGTGACCCTTCACCGGTTATGAGCAGCACCCGCCTTTCAGGAGCAGCCATTGCTGCGCCGAAAGATGCAGGAGTAGCCCAGCCGATAGAGCCCCATAAAGTCTGATTGAAAAATACAGCCTTGTCTGGAAGCTTTGCGTTGACCAGTCCCATGGACGCTGTTCCGGTTTCAGCCATTATGATATCGCCTTCAGCAATAAAATTTTCAATACGGGGATAAAGCGAATTCGGAGTAATTTCCGCGTCCTGCACACCAACTGGTTCACCGAGACCCTGTGGACCTATAGGAACTTTTATACCAAGATTCTGTACCCTTTCACAAAGTCCCATAAGCACATCTTCAAGTTGTACATTGTGATACACAGCGTGTCCGATACAAACACGATCTGGATGAATTTTAATTTCTTTTTGCGGATCAATGGTTACTGTATTGGCACCGGTATTGATATCTGAACGGATGGCGCCGAAACTTATGACCAGATCACTTGTTTCCACAACTTCCTGAACATCTTTATCCAGAATACCGCCATTGTAGACGCCTATAAAATTAGGATGGGTTTCAGACAGAGTTCCCTTAGCCATGAACATAGAGGTAAAAGGCAGCCCTGATTTCTCAATAAAACTGCGCATGGGTTCATGCAGCTCATACCTCCCGATCAAAGCCCCGACCATGACTGTTGCAGTTTTAACGCTATTCAACTTTTCAAGAATCAGCTTCTGCACAGTTTGCAGTGTATCTTTATCACTTTGCAAAGAGATCTGTTTATGCGGCCTGGTGCAGCCAAGTTCCATAAGTGCGTAATCAGCGGGGATGGCGATATAGACAGGTTGTTTTCTGGTCAGAGCTGCGTTTATAATCCGTTCAACTTCTCCAACAGTATTTTCAGGAGTCAGAATAGTACTGGCGCAAACCACCGGCTGAACCATTTTATGAAAAAGGTCGAATTCACCGTTACCAAGGGAGTGATGAATGAGATTGCCGTTGCGCAGCAAAGAGCATTTAGGCATACCTACAATATGAAAAACAGGCAGATTTTCCGCATAACTTCCGGCAATACCGTTTATCGCGCTCAGCTCCCCCACTCCGTAGGTGGTGCAGAGAGCGGATTTACCTTTGATACGGGCGTATCCGTCTGCAGCATATGCGGCGTTCAGCTCATTACAACAGCCGATCCATTTCAAATCAGAATCATTGCAGATGGCATCATTGACCGGAAAAGCATAATCACCGGGCACGCCGAAAATATCTTTAATGCCGATTTCCTTTAGCCGCTCAAGAAGATGCAGAATAACTGTCTGAGCCATGAAACTTCTCCCGTTTATCGTTATTAATAAAGCTGATATGGTTTTGCATATAACTTTGCCATTACGGGAAATTTGTGTCCATGAATTTTTGAAAATGCCCTGCTGATAAAATTAAACAGCTTAATATATTGAGCAGATGGACTTCAACAGGTAGATATACTTAATAATAGTTTAAAGCTCTATAAAACAGACTTCGCAAGAGCAGGTCCAGTTCTGCATAAATGCAAGGCAATCTTCGCCGGAAACCGGCTTGCTGAAATAGTAGCCCTGAAAGCTAAACCCGCCCATCTTTTGAAAATTTTTCATCTGCTCAATATTTTCAACACCTTCAATAATCACTGAAACATTTATATTACGGCAGAGATCGATAATGCTGGAAACTATTTGTTTATTCAGTCCGTTTGCTGAGCCAAGGGTAAGTGAGCGATCTATTTTAACTTTATCAATCGGCATTTCACGCAAATAACGCAGAGATGTATGCCCCATTCCGAAATCATCAATTGAAATTCGTATTCCAGCTTCACGCAGATTTTTAAGAACTTCAATGGCTTTCATACCCGATGAAATAGCCACAGATTCGGTAATTTCAATTTCAAGACAATTGAGTGGCATACCTGATTCACGAACTGTTTTCATGACTCTTTCAGTCATCTTACCGCTAAGCAGGGACGGTGAAAAATTTACTGAAACATAATCAGCATCGACCTGAGTTTTCCATGCGCAAAACTGCTGGCATGCTTCCCGCAGAACAAAAACACTCAGATCTTCAATACGCCCTACATCCTCAGCAAGAGCCACTGTAATTTCAGGTGGAATATGTCCGAAGACCGGATGATTCCAGCGTAACAAAGCTTCTGCTCCACTTGATTTTCCAGCAATAGTATTAACCTGCGGCTGGTATACTATATATAAATGCTGCTCATATTTAAGATCTCTTATAAAATCGTTGGCAAGTGATCTTACAACAAAACCTTCAAATCCTGTAAGATTGAAACGTTTACTGCCTCTTGATGTCTTATTACGTCTTGCTTCCTTTAAAATAACCTGCATTCCACGCACGTACTGGTTCTTCAGTATATGATCCGAAAGATGGACAAAAGGCATATATAACCCAACACCAAGTGCGATATTAAACACTTGCATAAAAACTCCGGACATTCCTCCTGAAGCATAATAACCGCTTAAAAGAAAAGGAGTTG from the Maridesulfovibrio zosterae DSM 11974 genome contains:
- a CDS encoding YajQ family cyclic di-GMP-binding protein, with the protein product MPSFDIVSQIDPQEVDNAVNNVVKEVETRYDFRGVNTEISFNKKVNAVNIVTGDDMKIKAVRDMLITHFTRRKVDPRVLDFGKVEPTSNGQLKQEVKLKEGIDKDTAKKIVKMIKATKIKVQAAIQDEQVRVTGKKLDDLQEVITLIREADLEMPFQYVNMKK
- a CDS encoding YciI family protein encodes the protein MYIITLKYVKPLDEIDALIEAHVEFLKKQYEKGIFIASGRMVPRTGGVILVRPISLEELDAVLAEDPFNINGVAEYSMTQFIPTMTAAGLEGLKDELPE
- a CDS encoding alpha-keto acid decarboxylase family protein, which gives rise to MAQTVILHLLERLKEIGIKDIFGVPGDYAFPVNDAICNDSDLKWIGCCNELNAAYAADGYARIKGKSALCTTYGVGELSAINGIAGSYAENLPVFHIVGMPKCSLLRNGNLIHHSLGNGEFDLFHKMVQPVVCASTILTPENTVGEVERIINAALTRKQPVYIAIPADYALMELGCTRPHKQISLQSDKDTLQTVQKLILEKLNSVKTATVMVGALIGRYELHEPMRSFIEKSGLPFTSMFMAKGTLSETHPNFIGVYNGGILDKDVQEVVETSDLVISFGAIRSDINTGANTVTIDPQKEIKIHPDRVCIGHAVYHNVQLEDVLMGLCERVQNLGIKVPIGPQGLGEPVGVQDAEITPNSLYPRIENFIAEGDIIMAETGTASMGLVNAKLPDKAVFFNQTLWGSIGWATPASFGAAMAAPERRVLLITGEGSHQMTVQEISQFARHGLKPVIICLNNDGYLIERMLCEDPFIYYNDLAQWNYSRLPDALGMTGWFSAKVMNNAELDDALAKAKAAESGAYIEVVTGKMAASEMALALNRIVFKGKGWQS
- a CDS encoding STAS domain-containing protein; its protein translation is MNLIRERNEDYLVVKVCVDRFIGSNSIELKDFIISLVKEGENRFVIDLSLVDFMDFSGIAGLLPISRFLPTDSFFLFAGLSPKVTKLFKLTKLDEFFEILPSVEDALRYEKSAIASPS